ATCCGCATGACCGTCTCGACCACGACCCACCGCCGTCGTCTCGGCCTCAAGGCTGCGGCGCTCGCCGCAGCAGCCGCGCTCGTCCTCACGGGCTGCAGCAGCGACAGCGACGCGGCACCCAGCCCGGCCGCGAGCGGCGCATCCGCCGACCTCGGCACGCTGACCGTCCAGCTCTCCTGGATCAAGAACGCCGAGTTCGCGGGGGAGTTCTTCGCGATCGAGAAGGGCTACTTCAAGGACGCCGGCTTCAGCGACGTCATCCTCAACGCGGGTCCCGGCGCGACCGAGTCGATCGTCCTGTCGGGCGGCGCGGACTTCGGCCTGTCCAACGCGGTCTCGGTCGGGGCCGTCGTCGCCGAGGAGGGGGCGCCCCTCAAGATCGTCGGCACGACGTTCCAGAAGAACCCGTTCACGATCCTGTCCCTCAAGGACGGCGGCAACATCGCGACGCCGGCCGACCTGGTCGGCAAGAAGATCGGCGTCCAGGCCGGCCCGAACGAGGCGCTGTTCGACGCGCTCCTCGTCGCGAACGGCATCGACGCCAGCGAGGTCGAGAAGGTCCCGGTCGAGTACGACCCGGCGCCGCTCGTCAACGGCGACGTCGACGGCTTCCTCGCCTACGTCACGAACGAGGCCATCACGGTCGAGGCCGAGGGCCACCCGGTCACCAACCTCCTGTTCGCCGACAACGGCCTGCCGTTCGTCGCCGAGTCGGTCGTCACGACCGACGAGATGATCGAGAAGAGCCCGGAGAAGGTCAAGGCGTTCCTCAAGGCCGAGATCCTCGGCTGGAAGGACGCGGTCGCCGACCCCGAGGAGGGCGCTCGCCTCGCTGTCGAGAAGTATGGCAAGGACCTCGGCCTCGACATGGACAAGGAGCTCGAGCAGGCGACCGTCCAGACGTCGCTCATCGTGACCGACGAGACGAAGGCCAACGGGCTCTTCACGATCTCGGACTCCCTGATCGAGCAGAACCTCGCGACCCTCAAGGCGTCGGGTATCGAGCTCGAGGCGTCCGACCTGTTCGACCTGTCGCTGCTCGGCGAGCTCCTCGCGGCCGAGCCCGACCTCACGAAGTAAGGGCCACGCCATGACCGTCACGGTGGCGGGCTCCGACGCCCAGGGAGTCGCCGGCTCCCTGGGCACCGGGGTCCGGATCGAGAACCTCACGAAGACCTTCGGATCGGGCAAGCGCTCGGTCACTGCTCTCGACGACACGACGCTGTTCACGGACCAGGGGACGTTCCTCTCCCTCCTCGGTCCGTCCGGCTGCGGCAAGTCGACGATCCTGCGGATCCTCGCAGGGCTCGAGCAGCCGACGAGCGGCACCGCCCTCGTCGACGGTCGTACGCCGCTCGAGCTGCGCGAGGCGCACGAGCTGGGGATCGCGTTCCAGGACTCAGCCCTGCTGCCGTGGCGGTCGGTCGTGGCGAACATCCGCCTCCCGTTCGAGGTGGCGGGCGTGCGCCCCGACGACGCCCTGGTCGAGGAGCTGATCCGGCTCGTCGGGCTCGAGGGCTTCGAGAAGGCCAAGCCGTCGCAGCTCTCGGGCGGCATGCGCCAGCGCGTGTCGATCGCGCGGGCGCTCGTCGTCCGGCCGAGCGTGCTGCTCCTCGACGAGCCGTTCGGCGCTCTCGACGACATGACGCGCCAGCGGCTCAACCTCGAGCTGCTGCGCATCTGGACGGAGAAGCCCGCGACCACCCTCATGGTCACTCACGGCATCTCCGAGGCGATCTTCCTCTCAGACCGCGTCGCGGTCATGAGCGCCCGACCGGGCCGGGTCAAGGAGATCATCGAGGTCGACCTCCCGCGTCCGCGCCTGCCGGAGATGCAGCGGACGCCGGAGTTCCACGCGCTGTGCGACCACGCCTCCGACCTGCTGTTCGGGTCGGGCGGGGCGGCCGGGGACGAGCCGTGACGGCCGCCGAGCGGTTGCGGGGCTGGGCCCCGGGCGCGATCGGCATCGTGGTGCTCGTCGCGCTCTGGTGGGTCGCCGCCGCGACGGTCCTCGCGGACTCGACGCTGCCGACGCCCGGCGGCGTCGTCCGGGCGCTCCTCGACGACGGCTGGTCGTTCTACGCCGCGAACTTCGGCGTGACGATCGAGGAGGCCGTCCGCGGCTTCGTGATCGGCAACGGTCTCGCGCTCGCGCTCGCGTCGCTCGTCCTGCTCGTGCCGCTGCTCGAGCGGGTCGTCATGCAGGTCGCGGTCATCAGCTACTGCCTCCCGCTCGTCGCGATCCTGCCCATCATCTACATCGTCATCGGACCGCCGCCGTCGGGCGAGCCGTCCGGCACCGCGGTCGTCCTCGCGGGGCTGTCGGTGTTCTTCACGACCGTCGTCGGCGCCGTCCTCGGGCTGCGCTCGGCGGACCGTGCGAGCCTCGACGTCGTGACGGTCTACGGCGGCGGCCGGTGGAAGCAGCTCACGAAGGTGCAGCTCTTCGCGTCGCTGCCGAGCGTCGTCTCGGCGCTGCAGATCGCGGCGCCCGCCGCGGTGCTCGGCGCGATCCTCGGCGAGTACATCGGCGGCATGGACCGCGGCGTCGGGCCTGCGCTCGTCAACGCGCAGCAGTCGCTCGCCTCCGAGCGGGCGTGGGGCATCGCCCTCGTGTGCGCGCTCGTCGCAGGCGCGGGCTATGCGCTGTTCGGCCTCGTCGCCCGGTGGGTGACGCCGTGGGCCGGGGGCCGGACGGAGGGAGCACGATGAGCCAGACCAGCACCGCCGCCGCGCCCCGCGCAGCGAGCGCACCGCGCGCGGGCCTCGCGTCCCTGCGCACCGCGAGCCTCGGCACGCTGCGTGTCGTCGGCGATGCCGTCATGACCCTCGTCATCGTGCTCGCCGTGTGGGTCGGTGCGCTCGCCGTCTTCGAGGTGTCGCCGTACGTCGGCAAGGGCCCGCGCGAGGTGTGGGAGTACCTCGTCGAGGTGCCCAAGGCCGCCGCCAACCGCGCGGAGATCGTCACGCTGCTCGGCGAGACGCTGCGCGACGCGTCGCTCGGCTTCGTCACGGGCATGGTCGGGGCGCTCGTCCTCGCGGCGGCGATCGTGCTGTCGCGCGGCGTCGAGGCGACCGTCATGCCGGTCGCGATGCTGCTGCGCTCGGTGCCGCTCATCGCGCTCGCCCCGATCATCTTCCTGCTGCTCGGCCGCGGCGCCGTCACCGTCGCGGTGATGAGCGGGATCGTCGTGCTGTTCCCCGCGCTCGTGACGATCGTGTTCGGGCTGCGCTCCGCGTCGCCGCAGATGCGCGACGTCGTGCACGTCTTCGGCGGGTCCGACCGGGCGGTCCTGACGAAGGTCGCGCTGCCCTCGGCGCTCCCGGCCCTGTTCGCGTCGGTGCGCGTCGCGGTCCCTGCCGCGATCACGGGGGCGCTCATCGCGGAGTGGCTCGCGACCGGGCAGGGCATCGGCTACGGCGTCGTCTCGGCGGTGGGCCGCGCGCAGAACACCAAGGTGTGGGCGATGGTCGCCGCGATCACGCTCGTCTCGCTCGTGCTCTACACGGTCGCGCAGCTCGTCGAGCGGTTCGTGCTCGCGCGGTTCGGGGACGGCGGTGGTCCTCGCTGACGGCCGCGGCGTCGTCGCGCCGCGGCCGCTCGTGCGTCCCCGCGCGGCGGGCCTCGTGCTCGCCGCCGGTGCTGGCACACGCATGGGCGTGCCGAAGGCCCTCGTGCGGGATGCCGACGGGCGCACCTGGCTGAGCCACGTCGTCGAGGTCCTCGGGGAGGGTGGCTGCGAGGAGGTGACGGTCGTGCTCGGGGCGCAGGCGGAGATCGCGCGGACGCTCGTGCCGGCGGGCGTCCGCGTCGTCACGGCGCACGGCTGGGCCGCCGGGCTGTCGGCCTCGCTCGCCGCCGGGCTCGCCTGCTTCCTCGGTGACGAGGACCTGTCGCGGGCCGACTGCGCGGTCATCACGCTCGTCGACCTGCCCGAGCTGAGGCCGGCTGCGGTGCGTCGGGTCCTGGGGTCCGCGCCCTGCGCGAAGAGCCTGCGCAGGGCGGTGTACGACGACGCCCCGGGCCATCCCGTCGTCGTCGGCCGCGACCACTGGGCGCCGCTCCTGCGGCAGGTCGACCGTGCAGGTGGGGACCGTGGAGCGGGCCCGTACCTGCGTCGCGCGGGCTGCGAACCGGTCGACTGCACGGACCTCGGAGGAGGGTGCGACGTCGACTCCCCGCCGCGCGGGTGACGTCCACAGCGGCCAGAGGTCCCGGCTCGCACGGTCCGATGCATCCCTTACGCTGGCTGCGAGTGCGCCGCGGTGGCGCGCTCGCTCGGCAGAGGAAGCAGGCTGGCCATGTCTCAAGGACGCAAGCTCGTCATCGTGGAGTCCCCCGCGAAGGCGCGCACGATCGCGTCGTACCTCGGCGACGGGTACGAGGTCGAGGCGAGCGTGGGGCACATCCGTGACCTCCCGCAGCCGTCCGAGCTGCCCGCCGAGATGAAGAAGGGCCCCTTCGGGAAGTTCGCGGTCGACGTCGAGAACGGCTTCACCCCGTACTACGAGGTGTACGGCGACAAGAAGAAGAAGGTCGCCGAGCTCAAGCGGCTCCTCAAGGACGCCGACGAGCTCTTCCTGGCCACTGATGAGGACCGCGAGGGCGAGGCCATCGCGTGGCACCTGCTCGAGGCGCTCAAGCCCAAGGTGCCGGTCAAGCGCATGGTGTTCCACGAGATCACCCGCGAGGCGATCACCCGTGCGCTCGAGAACACCCGCGACATCGACGAGCGGCTCGTCGACGCGCAGGAGACCCGCCGCATCCTCGACCGTCTCTACGGCTACGAGGTGTCGCCCGTGCTGTGGCGCAAGGTGCGCCAGGGCCTGTCCGCAGGCCGCGTGCAGTCGGTCGCGACGCGCCTCGTCGTCGAGCGCGAGCGCGAGCGCATGGCGTTCGTCGCCGCCGAGTACTGGGACCTCACGGCCGAGTTCACGACCCCGCAGGGTGAGCGCGACGACCAGTGGTTCAACGCTCGCCTGACGACGCTCGACGGCGCTCGCGTCGCGTCGGGCCGCGACTTCACGGACCGTGGCGAGCTCAAGTCCGCGTCGACCGTCCACCTCGACGAAGAGGCGGCTCGCGCGGTCGCCGCCGCGATCGACGGCCAGACCGCCACGGTCCGCAGCCTCGAGACCAAGCCGTACACGCGCCGCCCGGCGGCGCCGTTCACGACGTCGACCCTCCAGCAGGAGGCGTCCCGCAAGCTCCGGATGAGCTCTCGTCAGACGATGCGCACCGCGCAGACGCTCTACGAGAACGGGTACATCACCTACATGCGTACGGACTCGCCGGCGCTGTCGACGCAGGCGATCGACGCCGCGCGGCGCCAGGCCTCCGAGCTGTACGGCCCGGCCTACGTCCCTGAGAAGCCGCGCTACTACGCGTCGAAGGCGAAGGGCGCGCAGGAGGCCCACGAGGCCATCCGCCCCGCCGGTGACTCGTTCCGCACGCCTGCGCAGGTCGCTGGCGAGCTGTCGGGCGACCAGTTCAAGCTCTACGAGCTCATCTGGAAGCGCACCGTCGCCTCGCAGATGGGCGACGCGCGAGGCTCGACGGCGTCGGTCCGCCTGGGCGTCGAGGGCACCCGCGCCGACGGCACGAAGGTCGACGCCGTGTTCTCGGCGTCAGGCACGGTCATCACCTTCCGCGGCTTCCTCGCCGCGTACGAGGAGGGCCGCGACACCGACCGGTACGACGACGACGCGAAGAAGGACGGCGAGTCGCGCCTCCCCGAGATGGCGGAGGGCGACACGCTCGCGAGCCGCGACCTCACGGCGGACGGGCACACGACGTCGGCGCCGCCGCGCTACACGGAGGCGAGCCTCGTCAAGGCGCTCGAGGAGCGCGGCATCGGCCGCCCGTCGACGTACGCGTCGACGATCTCGACGATCCTCGACCGCGGCTACGTCGTCTCCCGCGGGCAGGCGCTCGTGCCGTCGTGGATCGCGTTCGCGGTCGTGCGGCTCCTCGAGGAGCACTTCGACCGGCTCGTCGACTACGACTTCACCGCTGCCATGGAGGCGGACCTCGACCAGATCGCCGCGGGCGAGGTCGACCGCACCGCCTGGCTGTCGAAGTTCTACTTCGGCGAGGGCTCCGGGTCGAGCGAGAGCCTCAAGGCGCTCGTCGACAACCTCGGCGAGATCGACGCCCGCGACATCAACTCGGTCCCGGTCGGCGAGGGCATCGTCCTGCGCGTGGGCCGATACGGCCCGTACATCGAGGACACGGCCGCCGAGGTCAAGGAGGGTGAGAACCCGCCGCGCGCCTCGGTGCCCGACGACGTCGCTCCCGACGAGCTCACGGTCGCCAAGGCGCGCGAGCTGCTCGAGACGCAGGCTGACGGGGACATCGTCCTCGGCACGGATCCCGAGAGCGGCCACCCGATCGTCGCGCGCGCCGGCCGCTACGGCCCGTACGTCACCGAGGTGCTGCCCGAGCCGAAGCTCGAGGAGGGCCTGTCCGCGGCGGCGAAGAAGCGTGCGCTCGCGGCGCTCCCCAAGCCCCGCACGGCGTCCCTGTTCAAGGGCATGTCGCTGCAGACGATCACGCTCGAGGATGCGCTGCGGCTGCTGTCGCTTCCCCGCGTCGTGGGTGTCGACCCGGAGACGGGCACGGAGATCACGGCGCAGAACGGCCGCTACGGCCCGTACCTGAAGAAGGGCACGGACTCGCGGACGATCGCGAGCGAGGAGCAGCTGCTGACGATCACGCTCGAGGAGGCGCTCGCGATCTACGCGCAGCCCAAGCGCGGCCGCGGCGCGACGGCGGCGGCACCGCTCAAGGAGCTCGGCGAGGACCCGACGTCGGGCAAGCCGATCGTCGTCAAGGACGGACGGTTCGGCCCGTACGTGACCGACGGGACGACCAACCGCACGCTGCCGAAGGACGCGTCGATCGAGTCGATCACGCACGAGCAGGCGGTCGAGCTGCTCGCCGAGAAGCGCGCGAAGACCCCCGCCAAGAAGACGGCAGCGAAGAAGGCTCCTGCGAAGAAGCCGGCGGCCAAGAAGGCTCCTGCGAAGAAGCCGGCGGCGAAGAAGAAGGCCGAGTAGCGGCTCCGGGCTCTGGCCCGGCCCCTTTACCGCTTTCCTGAGCTCCGCGACCGATCGCCCGGGTGCACACGTAAGGTGTGCACCCGGGCGATCGGTGCATGGCTGCCCTTCTCTGGCTGCCCCTCTCTGGCTGCCCCTCTCTGGCTGCCCCTCGCCCCCCTGGAGCATGTGGCTGGCACCCCTTCCGCCTCGACGGATAGCCCGCTTGCACGTGTGAGGTGGGCAACCGGGCGATCGGTGCGTCAGGCCGGGCGCTTCCCGGGAGACAGATCGCCCTGGTGCACGTGAGAGGTGTGCACCGGGGCGATCAGTGAGGGTGGCAGGCGGGTCGCTCAGACCGTGCTGCGCTCGGAGAGCACCGCGCGGATCGTCCTGACGGTCTCGTCGGGGCGTTGCACGATGTCGTCGTACGTGAAGCGGAGCACGAGGTAGCCAGCCGCTGCCAGGCGGTTGTCCCGGGTGCGGTCTTGCTGGAAGCGATCCGCGTGCGCACGTCGGCCATCGATCTCGATGATGACGCGCTGCGCGGCAAACAGGACGTCCGCCCGCCCGACCAGCCGTCCGTGCACGTCCCGCACGGGCGCGTCGGCCTCCCACCCGGTGATCTTCGCTGCATCGAGAAGATCGTGGGCGCAGCCCTCGGCGTGGCTGTGGGCGCCGCGCGCAGTGAGGTCGAGGAGCCTGCGGACCTGTGCGTTCCCGCGGGCGCGTGGCTGAGCTGTGAGGCGGCTGCGCAGCTCGTCCCTGCTCAAGAAGTCACGGGACGCGAGCCACGCGAGCAGGTCGCGAGCGTCGTCGAGCGGCAGCCAGGCGAGGGCGTCGACGAACGCTCGCTCCCGGGCTGCGACGAACGCGCTCGCCAGACCGAGGGACGGGACGGCGGCTACCTCACTCCGGTCCAGGCGGACACGCCGGGGGGCGGATCCCCCCGCCAAGGTCGTCGCCAGGGCGGTCTGTCCAGACGTCGACCGTCGACAACGTGGGGATCGGCGCCCCGTGGAACGCGGCCGCAGCGGGACCGAGCAGGATCGATCCCGGTCGGGTGAGCCAGGCTGCCACTCCCAGCGAGCGCGGGGTCACGTCCTCTTCAGACAGGACAAGCCCACGACCGACGATCCGTTTCCAGACGCCGTTCGCGATGCGGTAGTCGATCTGACGGCGGGACATCCCGGTGGCCCGTGCCTGGGCGGAGGTAAACACGCCGAGCTGGCGTCGCGCGACGGGAGGCGTCCACGTGCGGTCGATCAACGAGGGCATGGTCAGAGAGTGAGCCGTCGAGCGGCTGCGCGAGCAGTCGAGCTCTTCCTGGTGGACTAGGCCGTCACCCCGGAGCGCTGTGGGCCCCTACCGGAGCAGCGGCCAGCCCGCGGCCGATCGGGGCCATCGTGGCCCGACGGATCGCCCGCTTGCACGCGTGAGATGTGCAACGAGGGGATCGGTGGGATGGCGAGTCGACGGCGACGGCGAGGTGAACGCCGGGTCGATGGCGAAGTCGGGGCCGGATACGGCCCGCGGATAGCCCGCTTGCACGTGTGAGATGTGCAACGAGGGGATCGGTGCGAAGCAGAGGCGGAGGATGAGCGACCGATCGCCCGGGTGCGCACGTCACGTGTGCACCCGGGCGATCAGTGGGTCCGGGAGGGAGAGCGGCGCTCTAGGCCGGAGCCTTGGGACTCCAGGAAGGGTCTCCTGGCGAGTCCCCCCGGGCTACTCGGCCGCGAGGCCATCCAGGACCGGCATGCGGGCCGCCCGGATCGACGGCCACACCGCTGCCACGAGACCGACGACCGCCGCGAGGACGACCATCCCGCCGAGCGTGCCCCACGGCACGACGAGCTGCGTCATGCCCTCGTCCTTGAACACCGCCGGCAGCGCGGTCGCGATACCCACGCCGACGGCGACGCCGAGGATCGTGCCGAACAGCGCCGTGAGCACCGACTCGATCGCGACCATCGACGACAGCTGGAGCCTGCCGAGCCCGACCGCCCGCAGGAGGGCGACCTCCCGGGTGCGCTCGATGATCGACAGCGCGAGCGTGTTGACGATCCCGAGCACCGCGATGAGGACGCTCAGGCCGAGCAGCGCGTAGATGACGGTGAGCATCATGTTCACCTGGTCGGCGAGCGCGTTGACCATCTCCTCCGCGTCCATCACCGAGATGACGAAGTACGGCTTGACGATCTCGACGAGGTCGGCGCGCAGCTGGTCCTGCGTGAACCCGTCGGCCGCGGTCGCGAACGCGACGGCGATGCCCGAGAGCTCGGGGCGCACGACCTGCTCGTACACGTCGCGCGGGACGAACATCGCGCCGCCGAACGCCTGCGAGTCGATGATCGCGCCGATCCGCACCTGGGTGCCGCCCGCGCCGGTGGTGACACCCTGCTCGGCGCCGAGCGTGACGACGTCGCCGACCTCCCAGCCGTTGCTCTTCGCGGCCGGCTTGAGCGCGAGCGCCTCGCCTCGCTCGAAGGACGCGAGCTCGCCGTCCTCGACCGTGACGTCGATCGACCGCTCCCAGAGCGAGGGCTCCGCGGAGAACACGAACTGCGGGGTCGTGGTGCCGGACGCGAACGTCACCCCGTAGTCCGCGACGTCGAGCGTGTCGACCGAGGGCGCCGCGGCCATCGCGTCGGCGGCCTGGCGCGGCAGGTCGCCCTCCATGGACTGGACGATGAGGTCCGCCTTGAGGTCGGACTCGATGACCGAGCCGATCGACGCGGTCGTCGACGCCGCGAGGACGCCCGAGGCGCTCACGAGGACCATGCCGATCATGAGCGCGCCTGCCGTCGACGCCGTGCGGCGCGGGTTGCGCACGACGTTGCCGCGGGCGAGGCCGCCGAGCGGCTTGCCCCACGCCGCGAACGGCGCGGCGAGCACCGGGACGACCCAGCGGGCGAGCACGGGAGCGAGGACGAGCATGCCCACGACGAGCGTGACCGCGCCGATGCCGAGCATCGTGGGGGCGCCGTCGACCACGAGACCGTCCGCCGTCCTGGCGAGCGACGCGTACACGACACCACCGATGCCGGCGAGCGTGAGCACAGCACCGATCGCGGTACGCACGCGCAGCCCCTTCTCGGACGGCGCCTCGGCGCGCATCGCCTCGACGGGCGCGGTCAGGGCCGCCCGGCGGGCGGGGATCGCGGCCGCGACGAGCGAGACGACGGTGCCGACGACGAGCGAGATGACGACCGTGTCGGCGGTCAGCGCGACCGCGCCGCCCATCTCCATGCCCATGCCGGCGAGCAGCGCGGACAGGCCCGCGGCGATGCCGATGCCCAGGCCGATGCCGACGGCCGAGCCGAGGACGCCGATGACGAGCGCCTGGCCGAGGATCGACGCGAAAACCTGCGACGGGCTCGCGCCGATCGCCCGCAGGAGCGCGAACTCCCGCATGCGCTCGCGCACGCTCATCGAGAACGTGTTGGCGATGAGGAAGCCGCCGACGAACAGGGACACCCCGGCGAACACGAGCAGGAACACCTGGATGAAGCCGAGCATCGAGCCGATGGCCTCGCTCTGCTCCTCGCGCATCGAGTCACCCGTGACGACCTCGGCCTGCGCCGCGCCCTCGGCCGACGAGGCGGCGAGCGTCTGCGCGAGCGCGTCGCGCAGCTGGGTCTCGCTGACGCCGGGCTCGGCGTACACGGAGATCGTGGAGACGGTGCCGTCGGGGGAGTACGCGGCGGCGGCGACCTCGGGGTCGAGGCCGATGAGCAGCGCGCCTGCCATCGTCGCGTCGAAGTGCGCGAGGCCGACGACGGTCACGTCGAGGATGTCGCCTTGGAGGATGATCTTGGTGCGGTCGCCGGTCGTCAGGCCGGCGCGCTCGGCGGTCGACTCCTCGAGGACGATCTGGTCCGGGCCGACGGCGTAGTCGCCGTCGGTCACGCGGACGACCGTGTCGTCGCGGGCGAGCGCGACGCCGAGCGTCGGCGCGCCGGACGTCGTGACGGCGGTGCCGTCCTTGCCGACGAGGACGAGCGTGCCGCCGTGGTCGGCATACGCGCGGTCGACGCCGTCGACCTCGCGGACCGTATCGACGAGGCTCGCGGGGATGGGGGCGTGGACGCTCCCGGCCGAACCGGTCGTGCCGTCCATGCCGACGACCATGTCCGCGCCGCGCACGTACGCCTGGGCGGAGTAGGACGAGTCGACGATCGCGTCGAACGTGCTCGCCAGGACAGCGCGCAGGGAGTAGGTGCCGGCGACGAAGGCGACACCGAGGGCGACGGCGAGGACCGCCATCCCGAAGCGGACGAAGTGGGCGCGGATGCCGCGCAGCGCGACGCGGATCATCGGGCCGGCACCTCGGCTGCGGCGTCGAGCAGCTCGTCGCCGGTGCCCGGGAGGGCGCGGCGCCCGGCCTCGCCGCGCGCAGGGGTGAGCTCCGCGAGCTGGGCGAGGATCGCGTCGTGCGTGGGCTCGCGCAGGTCGGCCGCGAGGCGGCCGTCGGCGAGGAACAGGACGCGGTGGGCGTACGACGCCGCGCGCGGGTCGTGCGTGACCATGACGACGGTCTGGCCGAGCTGCTCGACCGAGCGGCGCAGGAAGGACAGCACCTCGGTCGCGGAGTGCGAGTCGAGGTTGCCGGTCGGCTCGTCGGCGAAGATCACGGCGGGCTTGGACACGAGGGCGCGGGCGCACGCGACGCGCTGCTGCTGGCCGCCCGACAGCTCGTCGGGGCGGTGGCGCAGGCGGTCGCGCAGGCCGACGGTCTCGACGACCTCGTCGAACCAGGCGCGGTCGACGGGGCGGCGCGCGATGTCGAGGGGGAGGGTGATGTTCTCCTCGGCGGTGAGCGTCGGGATGAGGTTGAAGGACTGGAAGATGAAGCCGAGGTGCGTGCGCCGCAGCTTGGTGAGGTTGCGCTGGTTCATGCGGCCGATCTCGTGGCCGTCGACGACGGCGCGGCCGGACGTGACGCGGTCGAGGCCCGCCATGCAGTGCATGAGGGTGGACTTGCCGGAGCCGGAGGGGCCCATGATGGCGGTGAAGCGGCCGGACGCGAAGTCGACGTCGATCCCGTCGAGCGCGGTCACGGCGGTCTCGCCCGAGCCGTAGACCTTGGTCAGGCCGCGGGCCCACGCCTGCGGGGCGGTGCCGTCGGTGAGCACACCGAGGGTCGCGGTCGAGCTGTCGGGGGTGGCGGTCATCATGCTTCCGTTTCGTGTCGTGGTTCATGTGGTCCGTGTCTCCATGAGCCTCCCGCGTCGCGCTCCCGAGCGTCATCGGGATTTCCCCCCAGTGGGCCCCTGATTCCCCACCCTGAGAGGTCCCTGAACCGGGACCTCGGGTCGGGGCCGTGCGCGCTAGCGTTGCCCCATGAGCAACGACGCCTCCCTGAACCAGTCCCTGCCGTCCCCGACCGTGCCTGACCCGGCCTCCGCGCCGTCGATCCGCTGGGGGATCCTCGGCGCCGGCAACATCGCGGGCTCGTTCGCGTCCGCCGTGACGGCGCACACGCGGGCGCAGCTCGTGGCGGTCGGTTCGCGCGACCGGGTCCGCGGTGAGCGGTTCGCGACGGCGCACGGCATCCCGACGACGCACATCGGGTACGAGGAGCTCGTCGCGGACGACCACGTGGACGCCGTCTATGTCGCGACCCCGCACTCGGAGCACAAGGACCAGGCGCTCCTCGCGATCGCGGCGGGCAAGCACCTCCTCGTCGAGAAGTCCTTCACGCGCAACGCGGCCGAGGCCCGTGAGGTGTTCGACGCCGCGCGCGCCGCGGGCACGTTCGTCATGGAGGCGATGTGGACGCGCTTCCTGCCGCACGTCGCAGCGCTGCGCTCGGTGGTCGCCTCGGGGATGATCGGCGAGATCGTCAACGTCTCGGCGGACCACGGTCAGAAGTTCGTGCACGACCCGTCGTCGCGCCTGTTCGACCCGGCGCTCGCGGGCGGCGCCCTGCTCGACCTGGGCGTGTACCCGGTGTCGTTCGCGCACGACCTGCTCGGTGCACCCGAGGCCGTGACGGCTGTCGGCGCGCTGACGGACACGGGTGTCGACGGTCAGATCTCGATGGCGCTGTCCTACGGCGACCGTGCGCAGGCGACGCTGTCGACGACGCTGTGGGCGCGCACGCCCACGGTCGCGCTCGTCTCGGGCACGGAGGGTTACATCGAGGTCGCGGGCAGCTTCTACTCGCCGACGTCGTTCACGGTCCGGCTCAACGACGGCTCGCGGTGGACGTACGACCGTCCTGCGGCGAAGGGCCTGCAGTACGAGGCGGCCGAGGTGGCACGTTGCGTCGCGGAGGGCCGCACGGAGTCCGAGCGCATGACCTGGCAGGGCACGATCGACGTGCTCGAGACGATGGACGAGGTCCGTCGTCAGGTGGGCGTGGTCTACCCGGGCGAGTGACCGGCCGGCCGGGCCCTGCAGGCCCGGTCTCAGGCCGTGCGCGTCAGGCGCACGCCTGCCGGCTCGGCCGCGAGGCCGACGTCGGTGAGCGCCGCGACGGTCGTGTCGGCGTCGAGCGCCGCGAGGGGGTGCGTCGAGGCGACCCCGAGCGTCGTGCAGCCGGCTGACCGCGCCGAGGCGAGGCCCGCGGGCGCGTCCTCGACGGCGAGGCAGCGTCGCGGCGTCGTGCCCATGACCGCGGCCCCGCGTGCGAACGGCTCGGGGTCGGGCTTGCCGTGGGTCACGTCGTCGACCGTGACCATGCGGTCCGGGGCGCTGAGCCCGGCCGCCGCGAGGCGGACGAGGGCGAGCGCCCGCGAGCAGCTCGTGACGATCGTCCAGCGCGAGCCGAGCCCGGCGAGCAGGTCGGCGATGCCGGGGAACGCGACGACGCCCTCGGTCGTCTCGAGCTCGATCGCGTC
This genomic window from Flavimobilis soli contains:
- a CDS encoding endonuclease domain-containing protein, coding for MAGGSAPRRVRLDRSEVAAVPSLGLASAFVAARERAFVDALAWLPLDDARDLLAWLASRDFLSRDELRSRLTAQPRARGNAQVRRLLDLTARGAHSHAEGCAHDLLDAAKITGWEADAPVRDVHGRLVGRADVLFAAQRVIIEIDGRRAHADRFQQDRTRDNRLAAAGYLVLRFTYDDIVQRPDETVRTIRAVLSERSTV
- the topA gene encoding type I DNA topoisomerase; this translates as MSQGRKLVIVESPAKARTIASYLGDGYEVEASVGHIRDLPQPSELPAEMKKGPFGKFAVDVENGFTPYYEVYGDKKKKVAELKRLLKDADELFLATDEDREGEAIAWHLLEALKPKVPVKRMVFHEITREAITRALENTRDIDERLVDAQETRRILDRLYGYEVSPVLWRKVRQGLSAGRVQSVATRLVVERERERMAFVAAEYWDLTAEFTTPQGERDDQWFNARLTTLDGARVASGRDFTDRGELKSASTVHLDEEAARAVAAAIDGQTATVRSLETKPYTRRPAAPFTTSTLQQEASRKLRMSSRQTMRTAQTLYENGYITYMRTDSPALSTQAIDAARRQASELYGPAYVPEKPRYYASKAKGAQEAHEAIRPAGDSFRTPAQVAGELSGDQFKLYELIWKRTVASQMGDARGSTASVRLGVEGTRADGTKVDAVFSASGTVITFRGFLAAYEEGRDTDRYDDDAKKDGESRLPEMAEGDTLASRDLTADGHTTSAPPRYTEASLVKALEERGIGRPSTYASTISTILDRGYVVSRGQALVPSWIAFAVVRLLEEHFDRLVDYDFTAAMEADLDQIAAGEVDRTAWLSKFYFGEGSGSSESLKALVDNLGEIDARDINSVPVGEGIVLRVGRYGPYIEDTAAEVKEGENPPRASVPDDVAPDELTVAKARELLETQADGDIVLGTDPESGHPIVARAGRYGPYVTEVLPEPKLEEGLSAAAKKRALAALPKPRTASLFKGMSLQTITLEDALRLLSLPRVVGVDPETGTEITAQNGRYGPYLKKGTDSRTIASEEQLLTITLEEALAIYAQPKRGRGATAAAPLKELGEDPTSGKPIVVKDGRFGPYVTDGTTNRTLPKDASIESITHEQAVELLAEKRAKTPAKKTAAKKAPAKKPAAKKAPAKKPAAKKKAE
- a CDS encoding type IV toxin-antitoxin system AbiEi family antitoxin domain-containing protein produces the protein MPSLIDRTWTPPVARRQLGVFTSAQARATGMSRRQIDYRIANGVWKRIVGRGLVLSEEDVTPRSLGVAAWLTRPGSILLGPAAAAFHGAPIPTLSTVDVWTDRPGDDLGGGIRPPACPPGPE